Part of the Bacillus cereus group sp. RP43 genome is shown below.
TACATACAATGAGGCATCATAGATGAGACAGATAAAAGAAGGATCTAAATAATGAAACGTAAAGCCAAGCGTATGTAATGTAGGCTTTTTTTTATTTTAAATCAAATAAGAAGTGGGAAAGAGGTGGCAATATGGATGGTTTGCAAGAGGTGAAAGGTGATGTTCAGGAAATAAGGCAAGATATTAAGGACATACGATTAGAGATTAGAAGTTTAGAAATGCGGACAACGGGTAACGAAAAAGACATTATTAATATTAATAAACAATTAGATAAGATTAGCGCTAATACAACTTGGATTTTACGTCTTATCATTGGTGGGCTTATTGGCGCGGCGTTGACCTTCTTTTTGAATGGAGGCGGTATGTAGTGATTGAAATTACGGCAATGATTGGAATTGTGATAGGACTATCACAAATTGCAAAAACAAATGGACTGCAAACAAAATATATTCCGTTATTTAATTTGATGCTTGGCATTACGCTAGGCGCTTTATTTTTTTCCCAAGATATTAAAATGAATATATTTCAAGGAATGATTATCGGATTGTCAGCAAGCGGATTATTTGACCATACAAAAATTATAAAAAAGGATGCCAATAAGAAATGAAAAAGAAACACAAACATATTGTATCCATAGTTATTGCAATGACTTTAGTAGTATCAATTGGAACAAACGTATTTGCTGATAGAATTTTACTTATTCCTGATGTACCTAACCAACCATACCGTTACGGTGTTGGTGCTTATGAAGGCGTTGTGGCACATTCTACAGCTACCCCTGAGGCGCCAGCAATAAATATTCAAAAATATGAGTCTCGTATATGGCGTTCAGCATTTGTTCATTATGCAGTTGATTGGGATGAAAAGATTCAAATCGCATCTACAAAATATCGGGCATGGGGCGCAGGTCCGATAGCAAATGCAAGGTTCGTTCATGTTGAACTGTGTGAGACAAGTGATTCAGTGAAGTTTAAACGTTCTTATGAACAATATGTAGAGTTAATTGGGGAAATCTTGCGAGAACGAAATATTCATCCTTCTATAGGGTTATGGACACATAAGGATATTACTTATAAATTAGGTGGGACAGATCATGAAGACCCACTTGATTATCTTCGTAGTCATGGTGTATCAGAGGCTAAATTCCGAGCAGACGTGTTAAAGGCTTATAACGGGAACTCTGTTACAGTGGATGCTAAACCACAAAAACCAAATGAAGTACCTGGTACAGTAGAGGTGAATGGTGTTGCGTATATTGAGGGGTACAATGTAAATCTTCGTTTTGGACCATCAACAGATAATAGTGTTATTCGTAAATTACAAAAAGGAGAGGCTTATAAAATATGGGGCAAATTAGGAAACTGGTTAAATCTTGGTGGTAACCAATGGATTTATTATGACTCCTCATACATCCGTTACAATGGGACGGATGCTTCTACTATAACTGGTAAGAGGGTTATTTCTAAAGTGAACAATTTACGTTTCTATGAATCTCCATCTTGGCAGGATAAAGATGTGGCTGGAGTAGTAGATATAGGTTTAGGGTTTGTTATTGAGACAAAAGTAATTGTGAATGGTTCATATCAATACAAAGTACACAACAGTAAAGGCAAAACATACTATGTAACTACTAATCCTGCCTATGTGTATGCGAGATGAAAATTATAAAAGCAGAACCCTCATAAGGTTCTGCTTTTATTTGTTGTAATTAATTTCCTTTAGCTAGTTAGTGTAAACCCCCATATAGGTTTTTTTTCTTCAATTACCTCAACATCTTTTAAGTTTACAGACATTTCGTATTCTGATTTGTTAACATTTTTCATACCTAATTCATCTGATTCTGATTTGTAGGTCGTTCCGATAATGACTGAGTCGGTGCTCCCATCTCCAGCAGCAATACCAAATTTTCGACCTTTATACAAAACATATGGGGTAATATAATAAGCTAATTCTAATTCATCTTTTGATACATTTTTACAGAACATATTCTCATCCCAATTATCACGAATGAAACCTTGCAATAAATCAAATTCCTTTGTAGAGATAAGTTCTACACCGTCATTTGTTTCCACGATTCTATACTCAGACCCTTTATAAAGGCCATATTTTCCTCTTTTAATCATTGTATCACCTACTTAATTATTTTGTTGTTGCTGGAATAAAACGCTGGTATTTTTCGCGATATACTCCTACTAATTTTTCTTCACCATTAATTATCGTGTAGATTTCCGCTCCGTCTTTTGGTTTTAAGATTCATATTCTGGAATAATCCGTTCGTTTTCGGATATTACAAATCCATTTCCTGTTTGATGATATTGTAAGTAGTCGCTAGGTTATTTATTGGCCATTAAAATTATCGCCATAAGGGATAAAAAGTAAGTGTGAACGATTTGCTACAATATAAAGTACACAATAGAAAAGGGGGAAATATACTATGTTACGACAAATGAAGCTATTGTGTATGTGAAGTAGAAAAAAGTAAAAGACCATCTGTAAAGGGTGGTTGAAAACCGTTCTTACTATTTATTTTTTAATGCTCTTTTTAAGAGGTCGACTATTTGCTCTAGCCATTCTATAGGGGTAAGGTTTAAAGCAGGAAAATAAATTTCGACATTATATTTAATGAATTCTTCTTTTTCATGAACAGTTAAACCACTTTGTAGGAATGATATAATGTCTTCAATAGTATTCTCTAAACATATATTAGTAACTTCAGTGATAAATTCGTTTATGGCGAATTCGAGTGATTCAATATCTTGATGGAAAGTTCCTGCTAAAAAATCACCTAATTCTTCATATTGTATGTATTTATCTTTCATATAAACTCTCCTCTATCTTTCTGGATATCCTGTAATAATAAAACTACCATCTCTGTCTTTTTTTAAAACAATTCTTGCATTTGTTACTTCTGAGATAATTTCTGATCCTCTAGGAACATGCCTACCAGTAATATCTGTACCTTGGTATCTTAAGGGTAAGGTTGGCTTGCTGTCAGGGTTATTTAACCATCTGTTTATTTTTTCCGTATTTTGCGGGTTGCTTAAAACTTCATTAACTACTCTCTCGGCTGTAGCCCTATCAGTGAAAGTTGATGACGCTCGAATTCTAGGGTCCCTTTCTAATCTTTGCAATAGTTCTTCATCTGTTTTTCCTACATGTCTTTCTATTAAATGTCCACCTCTAGCCTCGTGTGCAGCTAGGCCTCCTCCAGGGGCAAGTGAACTACTATCACCAGGTTTCACAGTAGTAGTATTTTCACCTTTAGCAAACTGGTAGGTTGAAAGTTTTTCTTCGGCTTGTCTAAAAGTAGCACTATCAAATGCAGATGTAACACCATTACCGCCTGCGAAAGCCAAATTATCGCCTTTATTAAATAATTGTCCAGCTTTTGAGATACCTTGAGAGAATTTAGCACCTTGTGCTAGCTTTGCAGCCTTACTGATCCCTTTATCTCCAAGAAGACCTAATCCAATTTGTGTTAAAGCATACGATCCCCATCTTGCACGTGTTTCTGCATCACCATTTATCACATCTTTATTATAAGAGTCGGATAACGCATCCCACATAGCAGGTAAAGCTTCATCTAAATGGGTGACAGTGTAGCCCATGCCTTTCCAAGTTTCCCAGTCACCTAATGCTTTTATACCGTCGATTGTATCTCCAACAGCATCTCCCGTACCATCTACTATACCATCCCAAACATTTCCTATTCCATATAATATGATGAAAAAGTTTATTTGGACGAATATTCCCGTAGTTTTGATTTTAGGATTTATCTTAGCAATACTGGATTATGACAATCTAAACACATGGGGCTATGTCTTAATAGTATTTAGCATAATATCGTTTGTACTAATGATAGTAAATATAATTACTCTCTATATAAAGGAGAAGAAAAATGTATAACTTTGAATCTAAGGAAGAACTAATAAAATTCGTAAATGATGAAATAGTGAATACTTCAGAGGCATTGGAGATTTTAGGATGCTCAAGGCAGAATTTAAATAAGTTGGTGAAGTCGGGGACGTTAGTGCCGATTAAAGAGATGGTTCGAGATAGGCTGTTTTTAAAAAGGATATTTTAAATAGGAAAGAATAGATGAAAAAATAAAACAGGCCTAAGTTATTTAGGTTTGTTTTATTTTGTGGGGCACCCACGAACCCACCCACAATTCACCCACAAAATAAAAAAAAGTGATGAATCACTATGAAACATCACTTTTATAAAACCTTGGTAAATCAACGTTTTTAGCGCAATTTAAAACTTGATGAATTCAGAGGATATATTTAGAACGCAAGGCCACCAATGGGAACGCGATCAAAATCCATCTCTATATTAAGAAAAAAAGCCCTGATATTACGGTGTTACGGTTTTTTCGTCATATATTTACAGCGAATTACAGCGAATGTTGTCGTAATTTATGAGGTGTAATTAAGAAGTGATTTAACAAGAATAATTTATATTGACTCGTTCTGTATAAAGAACTAAAATGGCATTAACTAGAAATGTTTGTATATTTAAAAGAATAAAAATATTGTTTTTTTCTTGATGTTTTGATGTCAATTTCAACTTGAAGCTCATTGGTTTTAAATGAGGAGGGAAGTTATGGATAAGGAAATAAATTTGAAAAATCTATTTACTATTATACGGAAAAGAATTTGGATAATTCTATTATTTACAACTCTCACAACAGTAGCAGGAGCGATGTATAGTATATATGTAAAAACACCATTATATGCCTCTTCAGCAAGGGTTATTGTTCAAGCTAATGCTGAAACGATGAATACATTGAAAGCGATGGTAAATGAGCCTGTAATATTAGAAAAAGTGGCTGCTGAGTTGAATATTAACAGATCTGCAGGTGCATTAAGTGGACAAATAAGTACAGAAAGTGTACAAGGGTCCCAGATTATGAGAATAAATGTAGTGGATATAGATCCTGTGCTTGCTCATAAAATTGCAAATACTACAGCCGCTGTTTATAAGAAAGAAGTAGCGAATATACTGAATTTTAATAATGTGAGTATATTACCAGAAGACCCAGTTCAAAAAAATTCTATGCCTATAAATGTAAATCACTTTAAGACGATATTAATTGCATTCTCTATAGGTATAGTGCTCAGTATTGGATTCATTTTTTTATTGGATTCACTTGATGAGAGAATCAAATCGGAACGGCGAATTGAACAATTGTTAGATGTCCCTGTTTTGGGCGGAATATCTAAAATGAATAGAAAAAATGCGAAAGACAAATTCAGTAAAAAAAATACGGTATTATTGGGGGAGGGAACGGAGTGGCTTACAAAAATAGACGAAAAACAAATAAAGTTAAAGGAGAAAGTATAATTGCTTATACCGCTCCAAGATCGAAAATTTCGGAGCAGTATCGTTCGCTTCGAACAAACCTTCAATTATCTTCATCTATTCATAAAAGCAGAACTATAGTTATTACTTCTCCGAGGTATGGTGAAGGAAAATCAACGATTACAGTTAATTTAGCAGTTTCGATAGCACAAAAAGGTGAAAAAGTATTGGTAATAGATGCAAATTTACGAACACCAACGATTCATGAAATGTTCGGAGTAGAAAATACAATTGGATTAACTGATATATTGAACGGAAAAACAACTTTAGAGGGTGCTGTGAAAAAAACAGAGTTAGAAAGTCTGGATGTATTAACTAGCGGACCGATACCATTCAATCCATCTGAAGTACTTAGTTCAGATGTAATGGATATGTTAATTCAAAAGGCGATGGGACGGTACGACATCATATTATTTGATTCTTCTCCTGTATTAGAAGTAACAGATACGAGTGTATTAGCTGATAAGTGTGAAGGAGTATTATTGGTGATTCGTTATAATCGTACTGTGAACGAAGATGCGCTTGAAACGAAAAGAGCGTTAAGTTTTACGAAAAGTAGGATATTAGGTGCGATTTTGAATGGAAAAGTATGAATAATATAAATGTACTTTAGAAAAATAAATTTAAGATTCGCATATAGAGATGTTCTTTATAAAGAATTTTTTAAA
Proteins encoded:
- a CDS encoding hemolysin XhlA family protein; the encoded protein is MDGLQEVKGDVQEIRQDIKDIRLEIRSLEMRTTGNEKDIININKQLDKISANTTWILRLIIGGLIGAALTFFLNGGGM
- a CDS encoding holin, which produces MIEITAMIGIVIGLSQIAKTNGLQTKYIPLFNLMLGITLGALFFSQDIKMNIFQGMIIGLSASGLFDHTKIIKKDANKK
- a CDS encoding N-acetylmuramoyl-L-alanine amidase; protein product: MKKKHKHIVSIVIAMTLVVSIGTNVFADRILLIPDVPNQPYRYGVGAYEGVVAHSTATPEAPAINIQKYESRIWRSAFVHYAVDWDEKIQIASTKYRAWGAGPIANARFVHVELCETSDSVKFKRSYEQYVELIGEILRERNIHPSIGLWTHKDITYKLGGTDHEDPLDYLRSHGVSEAKFRADVLKAYNGNSVTVDAKPQKPNEVPGTVEVNGVAYIEGYNVNLRFGPSTDNSVIRKLQKGEAYKIWGKLGNWLNLGGNQWIYYDSSYIRYNGTDASTITGKRVISKVNNLRFYESPSWQDKDVAGVVDIGLGFVIETKVIVNGSYQYKVHNSKGKTYYVTTNPAYVYAR
- a CDS encoding contact-dependent growth inhibition system immunity protein, which translates into the protein MKDKYIQYEELGDFLAGTFHQDIESLEFAINEFITEVTNICLENTIEDIISFLQSGLTVHEKEEFIKYNVEIYFPALNLTPIEWLEQIVDLLKRALKNK
- a CDS encoding Wzz/FepE/Etk N-terminal domain-containing protein encodes the protein MDKEINLKNLFTIIRKRIWIILLFTTLTTVAGAMYSIYVKTPLYASSARVIVQANAETMNTLKAMVNEPVILEKVAAELNINRSAGALSGQISTESVQGSQIMRINVVDIDPVLAHKIANTTAAVYKKEVANILNFNNVSILPEDPVQKNSMPINVNHFKTILIAFSIGIVLSIGFIFLLDSLDERIKSERRIEQLLDVPVLGGISKMNRKNAKDKFSKKNTVLLGEGTEWLTKIDEKQIKLKEKV
- a CDS encoding CpsD/CapB family tyrosine-protein kinase, translating into MAYKNRRKTNKVKGESIIAYTAPRSKISEQYRSLRTNLQLSSSIHKSRTIVITSPRYGEGKSTITVNLAVSIAQKGEKVLVIDANLRTPTIHEMFGVENTIGLTDILNGKTTLEGAVKKTELESLDVLTSGPIPFNPSEVLSSDVMDMLIQKAMGRYDIILFDSSPVLEVTDTSVLADKCEGVLLVIRYNRTVNEDALETKRALSFTKSRILGAILNGKV